One genomic window of Myxocyprinus asiaticus isolate MX2 ecotype Aquarium Trade chromosome 5, UBuf_Myxa_2, whole genome shotgun sequence includes the following:
- the LOC127440743 gene encoding zinc finger protein 271-like encodes MMFIKEESEDMSYPESCSSNVMKNEDTEEQRGLMDVKKESQALNEVKEEKHHPDLYSFKTEKNSFSDSKTEKKFSQKRTRQPKAKNSFNCHQCGNTFTQKGSLIKHMRIHTGEKPFKCHQCGNSFRYKESLTEHIRIHTGEKPFTCHQCGNSFRHKVSLTNHMRIHTGEKPFKCHQCGKSFRQACSLKIHLSFHSGEKSYCCDQCGKNFSSRSILRTHWKIHTNEKPYLCSVCGKSFLHVHSLKDHQRKHTGVKDHVCSECGKAFHRASYLELHKRVHTGEKPYKCSHCGKSFTISGSLKKHERLHTGEGLYHCTSCGKSFITAGNLKEHERVHTGEKPYHCTSCEKSFIRSGDLKKHKRVHTGEKPYHCTSCEKSFSRSVDLKKHERLHTGDKPYHCTSCEKSFFTPGDLKKHERLHTGEKPYNCSSCGKRFIKAGNLKAHERMHTGEKPYNCTSCGKNFIKAGNLKAHERMHTGEKPYHCTSCEKSFSRSVDLKKHERLHTGDKPYHCTSCEKSFFTPGDLKKHERLHTGEKPYNCSSCGKRFIKAGNLKAHERMHTGEKPYNCTSCGKNFIKAGNLKAHERMHTGEKPYHCTSCEKSFSRSGDLKKHKRLHT; translated from the exons GTCTGATGGACGTGAAAAAGGAAAGTCAAGCACTGAATGAAGTAAAGGAGGAGAAACACCATCCGGATCTTTATAGtttcaaaactgaaaaaaacTCTTTTAGTGACTCAAAGACTGAAAAGAAATTCTCACAAAAAAGAACTCGACAACCAAAAGCCAAAAATTCTTTCAACTGCCATCAATGTGGCAATACTTTTACACAAAAAGGAAGTCTTATTaaacacatgagaattcacactggtgaGAAGCCTTTcaaatgccatcagtgtgggaataGTTTTAGATATAAAGAAAGTCTTACTGAGCACATCAGAatacacactggagagaagcctttcacttgccatcagtgtgggaataGTTTTAGACATAAAGTAAGTCTTACtaatcacatgagaattcacactggtgaGAAGCCTTTcaaatgccatcagtgtgggaagagtttcagacAAGCATGTAGTCTCAAAATTCATTTGTCATTTCACTCTGGAGAAAAGTCATATTGCTGTGATCAGTGCGGCAAAAACTTTTCTTCAAGATCAATCTTAAGAACACACTGGAAAATTCAtacaaatgagaagccttactTGTGTTCAGTTTGTGGTAAGAGTTTTTTACATGTGCACAGTTTAAAAGACCACCAGAGAAAACACACCGGTGTGAAAGATCATGTGTGCTCTGAGTGTGGGAAGGCCTTTCACAGAGCTTCTTACTTGGAACTGCACAAAAGagtccatactggagaaaaaccttacaagtgttcacattgtggaaagagtttcactattTCTGGAAgcctgaaaaaacatgagagatTGCATACTGGAGAGGGGCTgtaccactgcacttcatgtgggaagagttttaTTACGGCAGGAAACCTTAAAgaacatgagagagtgcatactggagagaagccataccactgcacttcatgtgaaaagagtttcataaGGTCAGGAGACCTGAAAAAACACAagagagttcatactggagagaagccgtaccactgcacttcatgtgaaaagagtttcagtaGGTCAGTAGacctgaaaaaacacgagagaTTGCATACTGGAGATAAGCcataccactgcacttcatgtgaAAAGAGTTTCTTTACGCCAGGAGacctgaaaaaacacgagagattgcatactggagagaagccgtatAACTGCAGTTCATGTGGTAAGAGATTTATTAAGGCAGGAAACCTGAAAGCACACGAGAgaatgcatactggagagaagccttacaattgcacttcatgtgggaagaaTTTTATTAAGGCAGGAAACCTGAAAGCACATGAGAgaatgcatactggagagaagccgtaccactgcacttcatgtgaaaagagtttcagtaG GTCAGTAGacctgaaaaaacacgagagaTTGCATACTGGAGATAAGCcataccactgcacttcatgtgaAAAGAGTTTCTTTACGCCAGGAGacctgaaaaaacacgagagattgcatactggagagaagccgtatAACTGCAGTTCATGTGGTAAGAGATTTATTAAGGCAGGAAACCTGAAAGCACACGAGAgaatgcatactggagagaagccttacaattgcacttcatgtgggaagaaTTTTATTAAGGCAGGAAACCTGAAAGCACATGAGAgaatgcatactggagagaagccgtaccactgcacttcatgtgaaaagagtttcagtaGGTCAGGAGACCTGAAAAAACACAAGAGATTGCATACTTGA